ATACTTCTACATATTACGTTTGGATAGGTGGCTCATGTGATTATGGCCATAAAGAGCGAGCTGGTGGTGCTGCCGTTGTGATTGAGCATAACGGCAATATCATCAGCCGTGATGTAATCAGCGACCTTCACACTACAGAGTTTCGAATGATGCTAACCCTCATGGTGAAGGTAATGCAGGAAATACCGGAAGGTTCCGACATTCTCTTCCTGACCAACGCTGCCTATATTCAGAACTTTGACAAGACTCCAACATCAAAGTCGGCAAATCCGGACTTGATTGTCCAATGCATCGAGGAAAAGAAAAGGCACAACTCTGTTGGTGTCAAGATTGTGCAATATCACAAAAGCCCATTGCTTATAGAGACCCATGATAGGGCTACAGAAGTAATGGCTAAGACAAGGAAGGAGTTTCATCAGAAAAACAAATAAATGTTTAGGGGCGTTTTCCGGTGATTAAGGTCACGGTCATTAAGGTCATTAAGGATTTCTGGTTATTCAAGATGCCATCAACAACCCTCTAGCATATAAATAAGGTTAAATCAAGTTCGTCCTGCAAACAAAATTCATTCATTAAATCACTTTTCTGAATATTTTTTGTATTTTTGCAGATATATAGTGCCAATATGGGGTTGAACTTGGCTTATCCCATAGATTCAGGCGCATATCTATCAAATGATTAGAGCATGAAGAAACAATAAAGAATACAAAATAAACGGAATACAGAATATGGCATATACAGACAACGATACATACAGACATATTCACTTCGCCGTTATGGCAATAGAGAGTGGAGCACGTAAATTGGGTATTTCCGGAAAGGAGATGCACGACCGCCTGCTGAAGCAGGGATTGATTCACCGTAGGCTGATAAAAAGGTATGAAGACCTTCATACACAAAGCCTTGACTGGGTGGCAGACGACATTAGTGAAACTTTATTGAACTGGGAGAAAGAAGTATGATTACACTATATCATGGCTCTTATATACAAGTTGGAAAACCACTTGTTAAATTAGGAAGAAAGAAGGTGGACTTTGGGCAAGGCTTCTACCTTACCAAATTGCGCCTACAGGCTTCGTCATGGGCAAAGACTATTGCTGAAAGAAAAGGACGTAACGCCCTACCGACATTGTCTATATATTCATTTGATTACGATGCGGTAAAGAGTAAAGATTATCGCATTAAAATCTTCGACAGTTACAATCTTGAATGGCTGGAATATGTAGTTGATTGCCGTAAAGGAGGTACAAAGCAAACCATGTATGACATCGTGGAAGGTGGCGTTGCCAACGATAATGTCATTGATACTGTAGAAGACTACGAGAACAATGTCATTACAGCCGAGCAAGCCCTAGGACAATTGAAATACAAGGCTGTAAATCATCAACTCTGCATATTGAACCAAGAGATTGTTGACAACTATCTGTCGTTTGTTTCGTCAGAACAAATAGAAAAGGAGGATTGACTATGAGAGATTCTGTATTATGGCGCAAACAAAGCCGAATAATAATGATGCTTGCAGAAGCTCTGCATATTGATGCAGAAAGGGCACTCAACTTGTTTTACGCTACTAAGGTGTACCAGCAACTGTCTGACCCGAAATATGGTTTACAGCTTATGAGTGATGATTATATTCTTGAAAACCTCATAGAAGAACTGAGGGAAACCCAATAACTTCAAAAATGGAGGCTTAATGTAAGAAGTTACGGAGAATATGAATTATCTCCGTAACTTTTTACATTTTCATCTTATATGTTTATGGGAGCATTTCACTCCAAAACTATACAGTATTAGAAGTCACATGTATCTGGGTCTGAACCAATTCTGTCAGTTTTCAGCGATGCGATTTCAAGCATTTCCTGCTGAGAGAGTTCAAAGTCGAATACATCGAAGTTTTCCTTGATTCGGCTTGGAGTAACCGACTTCACCAGTGGCAGCACGCCTGTCTGCATCACCCAGCGAATAACTACCTGAGCCACGCTCTTGTTATGGTTGGCAGCAATCGACTTCAAGAGAGGATTATCCAAAACATTGCCTCTTCCCAACGGGCTCCATGCTTCCACAAGAATGTTGTTCTTCTGGCAGAACTCCACGCACTCCTTCTGGGTGAATCCAGGATGATACTCTATCTGGTCAACCATCGGACAGATGTTTGCCTTCGCCATTACTGGCTCTGCATGATGCTGCATGAAGTTGGAAAGACCGATGCTGCGAATCAAGCCCTCCTCATGAAGACGTTCCATCGCTTTCCAAGTATCTACATTCAGCTGATTAGCATCCTTACCAAACTGAAATTCGTTGGCTGGCCAATGAATGAGATAGAGGTCGAGATAATCAAGCTGCAAATCGCTCAAAGTCTTGTCAAACGCCTTCAAGGTCTTGTCGTAACCACGCTCCGTGTTCCAAACCTTGCTGGTAACAAAGAGATTCTCACGCTTGATTCCACTTTCCTTGATTCCCTCGCCCACGCTCTTCTCATTCTTATAGATAGCAGCGGTGTCGATGTGGGTGTAGCCTGCAGCGATGGCAGCCTTCACAGCTTCAACGCAGGTTGCTCCATCAGGAGTAAGAAACGTTCCGAAGCCCGGTGTAGGAATCTTCACTCCATTATTCAATAATATTTCCTTTTCCATAATTAAACTAATCTTTTAAATTTCAACTATTCTTTTGACGGTGCAAAGTTACTGACTTTTCCGCTTAACAAAGTTCTGTATGTTTGCAATATCATAGAGTATCTTTGCAATTTTCGCCATCACTTAGCAGCCCCATTGATTTCCCTGCGATATTCTGCAGGAGTAAGATGGATGATCTTCTGAAACTGCTCGAAGAAGAGAGTCGGCGTATTGTAGCCGGAACTGAAAGCCACTTCTGTGATGGTCAAATCTGAATTGGCAAGCAGCTTGCAGGCGTATTCGATGCGGATTTCTGCCAACACCTGGAAGATGCTCTTATCGGTGGATTTCTTGAAATAGCGGCAAAGCGAAGTCGGATTCTGACCTACAAAATCGGCAACATCCTTCAGCACCACCTTCTCACGGAAGTTATTATATAAATAGGTGTAGATTCTGCCGATAGGCTCCTCCAACTCAGGTTGTCTGTTGGCATTGTTATAAGCTGTTGATGACAAGAGTTGCGTTTCCTTGCAATGATGCAGGCGGTCGAGAATCTGGAGCAGGATGATAAGCCGTGAGGTGTGGGTGGATGAATCGAAAGCCTTCATCATCTCTAAGAGTTCATCATACAAACCCTCATCATAGAACCGGATTCCATACTGGCTTTTTGAAAGAAGCTCTGAAATATGGGCGTAATCGGGTAGATTCAAAAGAGACGAAGGAAACAATTGAGGACTGAACTGGATGGCTTCGCCACTACTATACAGCCTATCTTCCTGTTCTGTTTCAAGCCCTGGTTTAAGTTCTTCTTTCCCAGCATTCTCCCCACTCTTCATCCGGCTTTTACAAAGATGAAGATGCGGAACATTGCTTCCTATCAGCGCAACATCACCTTCTGTATAAGGCGCAACGCCCTCGCCCACGAACTGCTTTCCGCTGCCGTGGGTGAAAATCATGAGTTCATACTCCGCATGCTTATGCAGGGGCAGAACGAACTCCGGATAAGTAATATGACTGCACAAAGTTATCATTTCGTGCGCAATCTTTCGTTCTAATATAGGCATAATCTCCATTTATCTGCGTTTGTGCAAATATCCACTATGATAACGCAAATATAATGGATAATATTGTACGAAAGAAGCCGTAATTTTGCACCCACAAATAAAATAGAATAGTAACAAATAAAAAGAAGAGAGAAAATGATTGAAACTTTATCCGTATTTCAATGGTCAATCCTGGCACTGGCTGCATTGTGCATAGGAATGTCGAAAACCGGTGTGCAGGGAATGATGCTCCTTATCGTGCCCTACATGGCAATGGCTTTTGGAGCCAAGGAATCAACAGGCGTAATCCTGCCGATGCTCTGCATGGCCGACATCATGGCTGTGGCTTACTACAAGCGCATAGCCGACTGGAAGACTGTGGCAAAGCTCTTGCCAACAGCCTTATTAGGCTTTCTCGTAGCACTTTTTGTTGACAAACTCGTCCCGGCACAGGGATTCCGCCAACTGATGGGTTGGACGCTCGCCCTGGCGATGGCTGTAATGATTTGGAGCGAAATATTCGGCAAGGAAAACAGATGGATGCATAAATGGTGGTATTCTGCCCTCTTCGGTCTGCTCGGCGGTTTCACCACGATGATTGGCAATGCTGCCGGACCGGTAATGTCTGTCTATCTGCTCTCGATGCGCAAGGAGAAGATGGAATACATCGGCATTAACGCCTGGTTCTTCCTCGTTGTCAATCTGCTGAAAGTTCCTTTCCAAATCTTTGCCTGGGACAATATCACCTGGGGCTCGTTCTCGCTGAACCTCCTGATGCTCCCGGTAATAGGAATCGGAGCCTTGCTCGGAATCCGTCTGGTAAAACTCTTCCCAGAAAAAGCCTTCCGAAGATTCATCCAGATTGTCACTATACTTTCTGTAGCAATGATGCTCGTATAGGTCATTGAGAAATAGTACACAAAACTATTGAGACCAATCCTTTTATCGGTCTCGTCTGAAATCGTTGCGTCCGTCTCCATGCCACCATGCGCCCAGGAAGGCGAGGATGGCACGGAGAACGATGTAGATAACAATGATGTCAACAAATTCATTCATAAGCTTGATATTTAGCGAGTTATTCAATATACATTCACAACCGTAATGCCCAAACAGTTGGCTTTCTTGAAAGTGTAGTAAGTTCCACCCTTCTCTCTCCCATCATAGAAGGCAATGAGAAGGGACGCATTCTCAACCATGAACTCGTCTCGATCAAGAAAACATCGGGTGTAATAGTATTCTGAAAGGATGATCACCTCATCTGCAGAAGCCATTAATCCATCATAAACCACCCTATCACTGGGCTTGAACCTATCTGCCTGACCTCTGAAAGGAATGGCTGCGGTAAGCGTCATTCCCGGGCAGGAAGGTTTCAACGACTGCACAATCTGGGCTGCCATCAAGTCAATACCGATGGCGAATCCCGAAATAAAATTGCTGATGCCATGCTCGTAAGCTTCGAGGATGGCTTTGGTCAATCGCTCTCTTATGACCTCCTGCTGTGAGAAGTTGTAAAAGCGATGTCCTGTAAAGGCTGCCGAAACAGCCTTGTCAAACTTTGTCATGTTCTTTCTTTTCATTGCTGTACGTATTTATAAGATGTCTTGCCGAGGAAAATGCCGTTTGTAACGTGCGCCCCGACTTGTTCCAATTGTGCGGTGTAGGCACAGAAAGAAGTGCCGGTAGTGACCACATCGTCCCAAATGCAGACTATCTTGTTTTTGAAGAAGTTCGCATCCACCTCAATATTATTCTTTTCCTTCAAGCGCTTTGCTCGCTCTTCCTTCTTGACCTTTGTGCCATGAACTGCGGTACGTTCGCCAACAACCTTGACAAGCATCTTTGCCACGCACTTCGCCACATCTGCATGATTTCGACCATCCTTGAAATCATAGATAACCTGGCGGTCGAAGAAAGCATCCATACCGATGTTCTTGATACGTACCGGATAATAGCGCAAAAAGCTGCTCAACTCCTTAT
This Segatella copri DSM 18205 DNA region includes the following protein-coding sequences:
- a CDS encoding ribonucleotide-diphosphate reductase subunit alpha, with the protein product MNMVQVYIKGQEDKELSSFLRYYPVRIKNIGMDAFFDRQVIYDFKDGRNHADVAKCVAKMLVKVVGERTAVHGTKVKKEERAKRLKEKNNIEVDANFFKNKIVCIWDDVVTTGTSFCAYTAQLEQVGAHVTNGIFLGKTSYKYVQQ
- a CDS encoding DUF3791 domain-containing protein, with product MRDSVLWRKQSRIIMMLAEALHIDAERALNLFYATKVYQQLSDPKYGLQLMSDDYILENLIEELRETQ
- a CDS encoding DUF3990 domain-containing protein; protein product: MITLYHGSYIQVGKPLVKLGRKKVDFGQGFYLTKLRLQASSWAKTIAERKGRNALPTLSIYSFDYDAVKSKDYRIKIFDSYNLEWLEYVVDCRKGGTKQTMYDIVEGGVANDNVIDTVEDYENNVITAEQALGQLKYKAVNHQLCILNQEIVDNYLSFVSSEQIEKED
- a CDS encoding sulfite exporter TauE/SafE family protein, translated to MIETLSVFQWSILALAALCIGMSKTGVQGMMLLIVPYMAMAFGAKESTGVILPMLCMADIMAVAYYKRIADWKTVAKLLPTALLGFLVALFVDKLVPAQGFRQLMGWTLALAMAVMIWSEIFGKENRWMHKWWYSALFGLLGGFTTMIGNAAGPVMSVYLLSMRKEKMEYIGINAWFFLVVNLLKVPFQIFAWDNITWGSFSLNLLMLPVIGIGALLGIRLVKLFPEKAFRRFIQIVTILSVAMMLV
- a CDS encoding aldo/keto reductase, with translation MEKEILLNNGVKIPTPGFGTFLTPDGATCVEAVKAAIAAGYTHIDTAAIYKNEKSVGEGIKESGIKRENLFVTSKVWNTERGYDKTLKAFDKTLSDLQLDYLDLYLIHWPANEFQFGKDANQLNVDTWKAMERLHEEGLIRSIGLSNFMQHHAEPVMAKANICPMVDQIEYHPGFTQKECVEFCQKNNILVEAWSPLGRGNVLDNPLLKSIAANHNKSVAQVVIRWVMQTGVLPLVKSVTPSRIKENFDVFDFELSQQEMLEIASLKTDRIGSDPDTCDF
- a CDS encoding AraC family transcriptional regulator, coding for MPILERKIAHEMITLCSHITYPEFVLPLHKHAEYELMIFTHGSGKQFVGEGVAPYTEGDVALIGSNVPHLHLCKSRMKSGENAGKEELKPGLETEQEDRLYSSGEAIQFSPQLFPSSLLNLPDYAHISELLSKSQYGIRFYDEGLYDELLEMMKAFDSSTHTSRLIILLQILDRLHHCKETQLLSSTAYNNANRQPELEEPIGRIYTYLYNNFREKVVLKDVADFVGQNPTSLCRYFKKSTDKSIFQVLAEIRIEYACKLLANSDLTITEVAFSSGYNTPTLFFEQFQKIIHLTPAEYRREINGAAK
- a CDS encoding SLOG family protein translates to MTKFDKAVSAAFTGHRFYNFSQQEVIRERLTKAILEAYEHGISNFISGFAIGIDLMAAQIVQSLKPSCPGMTLTAAIPFRGQADRFKPSDRVVYDGLMASADEVIILSEYYYTRCFLDRDEFMVENASLLIAFYDGREKGGTYYTFKKANCLGITVVNVY
- a CDS encoding DUF3791 domain-containing protein, which gives rise to MAYTDNDTYRHIHFAVMAIESGARKLGISGKEMHDRLLKQGLIHRRLIKRYEDLHTQSLDWVADDISETLLNWEKEV